A single window of Meiothermus sp. DNA harbors:
- a CDS encoding GrpB family protein, with translation MPQPIVVVDYDPTWPEVFERLRALVWKAVQDFALGIEHVGSTSVPGLAAKPIIDMDVVVATEADVALAIERLAVLGYVHRGNLGIEGREAFQPPAHLPPHHLYVCLQHSLSLRNHLALRDYLRAHPEARQAYGALKKRLAQAHAYSIDAYIEGKSEMLLAMLAETGFASEQLDTIREQNRAR, from the coding sequence ATGCCCCAACCCATTGTGGTGGTGGACTACGACCCCACCTGGCCCGAAGTCTTTGAACGGCTTCGGGCTCTGGTTTGGAAAGCTGTACAGGATTTTGCCCTGGGAATTGAGCACGTGGGCAGTACCTCGGTTCCGGGATTGGCTGCCAAACCCATCATTGATATGGACGTGGTGGTGGCTACTGAAGCCGATGTCGCTCTGGCCATTGAGCGATTGGCGGTTCTGGGTTACGTACATCGGGGCAACCTGGGCATCGAGGGCCGCGAGGCTTTTCAACCGCCCGCCCACTTACCGCCGCATCACCTGTATGTGTGCTTGCAGCATAGTCTAAGCCTGCGCAATCATCTGGCTTTGCGGGACTATCTGCGGGCGCATCCGGAGGCCAGACAGGCCTATGGTGCGCTCAAGAAGCGGCTGGCCCAAGCCCATGCCTACAGCATAGACGCCTACATCGAAGGCAAGAGCGAGATGCTCCTGGCTATGCTGGCGGAGACTGGTTTTGCTAGTGAGCAGCTTGACACCATTCGAGAGCAGAACCGGGCTAGATGA
- a CDS encoding YebC/PmpR family DNA-binding transcriptional regulator, with product MAGHSKWAQIKRKKAANDLKKGKIVSKYLRLIAAAARAGGSADPAANVSLRNLIEAARNADVPNDNIERLLKRLAGGDDEGSHYEEVVYEGYAPGGVAVIVQALSDNRNRTASEVRHIFSKHGGSLGATGAVSWQFERRGYIWIEPNTEAAQEAAIEAGALDLQESEEGLEVYTDPHEVYAVASALKAKGFKPEDTEITMVPQNTVSLSQEEAEKVLRMVEALEELDDVQNVYTNLNLDNVSVEA from the coding sequence ATGGCTGGCCACAGCAAATGGGCACAAATTAAGCGCAAAAAAGCCGCCAACGACCTCAAAAAGGGCAAGATCGTCAGCAAATACCTGCGTCTTATTGCCGCTGCTGCCAGGGCCGGAGGCAGTGCCGACCCGGCTGCCAACGTCAGCCTGCGCAACCTGATTGAGGCTGCCCGAAACGCCGATGTTCCCAACGACAACATCGAGCGCCTCTTAAAGCGCCTGGCGGGTGGCGATGACGAAGGCAGCCACTACGAAGAGGTGGTCTACGAGGGTTACGCACCGGGGGGAGTGGCCGTCATCGTGCAAGCCCTCTCCGATAACCGCAACCGCACGGCCTCCGAAGTGCGCCACATTTTTAGCAAGCACGGGGGCAGCCTGGGGGCTACCGGGGCGGTGTCATGGCAGTTTGAGCGGCGGGGTTATATCTGGATCGAACCCAATACCGAAGCGGCTCAGGAAGCGGCCATCGAGGCGGGGGCGTTGGATTTACAAGAAAGCGAAGAGGGTTTGGAAGTCTATACCGACCCGCACGAGGTTTATGCAGTGGCGAGCGCCCTCAAGGCCAAAGGCTTCAAGCCCGAAGACACCGAGATCACCATGGTGCCGCAAAATACCGTGAGCCTGAGCCAGGAAGAGGCCGAAAAGGTGTTGCGCATGGTGGAAGCGTTGGAAGAACTTGACGACGTGCAAAACGTGTACACCAACCTAAATCTTGATAACGTCTCGGTCGAGGCTTGA
- the fabF gene encoding beta-ketoacyl-ACP synthase II, whose protein sequence is MRRVVVTGLGPVAPNGVGAEAFHQAQLMGKSGIRRITQFDASNYPVQIAGEVDINPEEYIDKRELRRLDRFTQLALIAGHLALQDSGLDLEKEDRTRIGTLIGTGIGGMITWQEQSKVLFEKGGTRLSPFFIPMMIANMASGQLAMKYGFMGPSSTVVTACATGSDAIGNAFRVIQLGEADVMLTGGTEAVVTEMAIGSFGVMRALSTRNHEPEKASRPFTQSRDGFVLSEGAAVLVLEEYERAKARGAKIYAELVGFGRSADAHHITEPHPEGAGAALAMRAALKDAKVSPEQVGYINAHGTSTPVGDRAETLAIKKVFGDHAYRLSVSSTKSMIGHLLGAAGAIEAIASVQALVSGILPPTINLEDPDPELDLDYVPNVPKEKQVEYALSNSFAFGGMNATLLFRRV, encoded by the coding sequence ATGCGTCGTGTCGTTGTCACCGGCCTTGGCCCGGTAGCCCCCAATGGCGTTGGAGCCGAAGCCTTCCACCAAGCCCAGCTTATGGGCAAGTCGGGCATCCGGCGAATTACCCAGTTTGATGCGTCCAATTACCCCGTCCAGATTGCGGGGGAGGTAGACATAAACCCCGAGGAGTACATCGACAAGCGCGAGCTGCGCCGCCTGGATCGCTTCACCCAACTGGCCCTGATCGCCGGGCATCTGGCCTTGCAGGATTCGGGGTTAGACCTCGAAAAAGAAGACCGCACCCGTATCGGCACCCTAATCGGTACGGGCATCGGGGGCATGATTACCTGGCAGGAGCAGAGCAAGGTGCTCTTCGAGAAAGGCGGCACCCGCCTCTCCCCTTTCTTCATCCCCATGATGATCGCCAATATGGCCTCGGGCCAACTGGCCATGAAGTATGGCTTCATGGGGCCCTCGTCCACGGTCGTCACGGCCTGCGCCACGGGTTCGGATGCCATTGGCAACGCCTTCCGTGTGATTCAACTGGGCGAGGCCGATGTAATGCTCACCGGCGGTACCGAGGCAGTAGTGACCGAGATGGCCATCGGGAGCTTTGGGGTGATGCGGGCGCTCTCGACCCGCAACCACGAACCCGAGAAAGCCAGCCGCCCCTTCACCCAAAGCCGCGATGGGTTTGTGCTTTCCGAGGGGGCGGCGGTACTGGTGCTGGAAGAGTACGAGCGGGCCAAAGCCCGGGGCGCTAAAATCTATGCCGAGCTGGTGGGTTTTGGCCGCAGTGCCGACGCCCACCACATCACCGAGCCCCACCCCGAAGGGGCGGGCGCGGCCCTGGCCATGCGGGCGGCCCTCAAGGATGCCAAAGTGAGCCCCGAACAAGTGGGCTACATCAACGCCCACGGCACCTCCACGCCGGTGGGCGACAGGGCCGAAACCCTGGCCATCAAAAAGGTCTTTGGCGATCACGCCTACAGGCTTTCGGTCTCGTCTACCAAGAGCATGATCGGGCACTTGCTGGGGGCAGCCGGGGCCATCGAAGCCATTGCCAGCGTTCAGGCGCTGGTGAGCGGCATTCTACCCCCCACCATCAACCTCGAGGACCCCGATCCCGAGCTCGATCTCGACTACGTGCCCAACGTTCCCAAAGAAAAGCAAGTGGAGTACGCCCTCTCGAACTCCTTTGCCTTTGGGGGCATGAATGCCACGCTGCTGTTCAGGCGGGTTTGA
- a CDS encoding cytochrome c3 family protein, whose translation MVGAQQTGVPAWPGITTPDDKPNGCVDCHRQTASRDLRLSTTLRLWATQGSPREAINVAQAVFPRATTLLGRHPDVTQIITTGAVPIPTQCIACHKSQGRAITSVIHLLHLSQNPDFVSNRYTFAERSGNNCTSCHAVNVNTGAMTIKAGSEQR comes from the coding sequence ATGGTCGGGGCGCAACAGACTGGGGTACCCGCCTGGCCGGGCATTACCACTCCCGACGACAAACCTAACGGGTGCGTGGACTGCCACAGACAAACCGCCAGCCGGGATCTCAGGCTTTCTACTACCCTGCGGCTCTGGGCCACCCAGGGAAGCCCTCGGGAAGCTATCAATGTCGCACAGGCGGTGTTCCCCAGGGCTACTACCTTGTTGGGGCGGCACCCGGATGTAACCCAGATCATCACCACCGGCGCCGTACCGATTCCCACCCAATGCATCGCTTGTCACAAAAGCCAGGGGCGGGCCATTACCAGCGTCATTCACCTGCTCCACCTGAGCCAGAACCCCGACTTCGTCTCCAACCGCTATACCTTTGCCGAGCGCTCAGGGAATAACTGCACAAGCTGTCACGCCGTCAACGTCAATACCGGCGCCATGACCATTAAAGCCGGCTCAGAACAGCGATAG
- a CDS encoding cysteine desulfurase-like protein, whose translation MLQTLFPALANGFSFLDNAAGAQVPRQCIEGISQFLATSSCNVGMPYPGSQAATLVREQARQQTAAFFNCKPSEVAIGPSATALTFILARAFARLFGEGDEVVISELEHEANASPWRNLQEKGVQVKVWKARWDEGGRLEPADLRALVSPRTRLVAVTSAANSLGTTPDVAAAAEIAHSVGAWCITDMVHFSPHHLPDVQATGVDMAFFSAYKVFGPHLAFLYVREGLMARLPTDKLWFIPEDSLLKFEPGTNNHEGLAGWLGTLAYLRDELGNGQPGRAGLQAAYRRIEALEQPLVEQALERLQQIPGLKLYGMPTPKGRVGTFCFNLEGQPPLRVAERLAQVGVGVAAGHYYATMPMQALGLWPEGAIRASIAHYTTQTDLDKLVAGLQGSD comes from the coding sequence ATGCTTCAAACCCTCTTCCCCGCCCTGGCCAACGGCTTCAGTTTCCTCGATAACGCTGCGGGGGCGCAGGTACCCCGGCAGTGCATCGAGGGGATCAGCCAGTTTTTGGCGACCTCGAGCTGCAACGTGGGCATGCCTTACCCCGGCTCCCAGGCCGCTACTTTGGTGCGCGAACAGGCCCGCCAACAGACCGCCGCTTTTTTCAACTGCAAACCCAGCGAGGTGGCGATTGGGCCCAGCGCTACCGCCCTCACCTTTATTCTTGCGCGGGCTTTTGCCAGGCTCTTTGGCGAGGGTGACGAGGTGGTGATCTCGGAACTCGAGCACGAGGCCAACGCCTCCCCCTGGCGCAACCTGCAAGAAAAGGGGGTGCAGGTCAAGGTCTGGAAAGCCCGCTGGGACGAAGGCGGCAGGCTGGAACCCGCCGACCTGCGGGCTTTGGTCTCGCCCCGAACGCGGCTGGTGGCTGTTACCTCGGCGGCCAACTCGCTGGGCACCACCCCGGACGTGGCCGCCGCCGCCGAGATTGCCCACTCGGTGGGGGCCTGGTGCATTACCGACATGGTGCACTTTAGCCCCCACCACCTGCCCGACGTGCAAGCCACCGGGGTGGATATGGCCTTTTTCTCGGCCTATAAGGTGTTTGGGCCACACCTGGCCTTCCTCTATGTACGCGAGGGGCTGATGGCCCGGTTGCCCACCGACAAGCTCTGGTTCATCCCCGAAGACAGCCTACTCAAGTTCGAGCCCGGCACCAACAACCACGAAGGGCTGGCCGGCTGGCTGGGCACCCTGGCCTACCTGCGGGACGAACTGGGTAACGGACAACCCGGGCGTGCGGGTTTGCAAGCAGCCTACCGGCGCATCGAGGCGCTCGAGCAGCCCTTGGTCGAGCAAGCCCTGGAGCGTCTACAACAGATTCCGGGCCTGAAACTCTACGGAATGCCCACCCCCAAGGGCCGGGTAGGGACGTTTTGCTTCAACCTGGAGGGCCAGCCCCCGCTCAGGGTGGCCGAACGCCTGGCCCAGGTGGGGGTAGGAGTCGCGGCGGGGCATTACTACGCCACCATGCCCATGCAGGCCCTGGGTCTTTGGCCCGAGGGGGCCATCCGGGCCTCTATTGCCCACTACACCACCCAGACCGACCTGGACAAGCTGGTGGCAGGATTACAGGGCAGCGACTGA
- a CDS encoding deoxyguanosinetriphosphate triphosphohydrolase, producing the protein MLFERARLEALEAQTLAPYAVKSGQSRGRLHPEPESRYRTPFQKDRDRVNHTTAFRRLQYKTQVFVNFEGDYYRTRLTHTLEVAQVARSIARALGLNQELAETIAFAHDLGHPPFGHSGEAVLDGLMQGHGGFDHNQQSMRIVTYLEQRYPGFRGLNLCWETREGIIKHETRYDLPNAEGYEPHLRPSLEAQIVNLADEIAYNAHDLDDGLRAGLLQPGQLWEVELLRDLLGELGLHPDRFDEMGRRVFIRELLGLIITDTIHATHALLQQQQIDSLEAVRHHPAPLAVYSEALGQQLHDLREFLYTHFYRHYYVVRQVGKSRFVLEKLFEAYTHDPHILPPQVQKAAETEGIYRAACDYIAGMTDRFALDEYARLFEPAFHR; encoded by the coding sequence ATGTTGTTCGAACGTGCCCGCCTCGAGGCCCTGGAAGCCCAGACCCTGGCCCCCTATGCGGTCAAGTCCGGCCAGAGCCGGGGCCGCCTCCACCCCGAGCCCGAGTCGCGCTACCGCACCCCCTTCCAGAAAGACCGCGACCGGGTCAACCACACCACCGCCTTTAGGCGGCTCCAGTACAAAACCCAGGTGTTTGTGAACTTCGAGGGCGACTATTACCGCACCCGCCTAACCCACACCCTGGAGGTCGCCCAGGTCGCCCGCTCCATCGCCCGGGCGCTGGGGTTGAACCAGGAACTCGCCGAGACCATCGCCTTTGCCCACGACCTCGGCCACCCGCCTTTCGGCCACTCGGGCGAAGCGGTGCTGGACGGGCTGATGCAGGGGCACGGAGGCTTCGACCACAACCAGCAGTCCATGCGTATCGTGACCTATCTCGAGCAGCGCTATCCGGGCTTTCGGGGCCTCAACCTGTGCTGGGAGACCCGCGAGGGCATCATCAAGCACGAAACCCGCTACGACCTGCCCAACGCCGAGGGCTACGAACCCCACCTGCGCCCCAGCCTCGAGGCCCAGATTGTGAACCTGGCCGACGAGATCGCCTACAACGCCCACGACCTCGACGACGGTTTGCGCGCAGGGCTTTTGCAGCCCGGCCAGCTTTGGGAGGTGGAGCTTCTGCGCGACCTTTTGGGCGAGCTGGGCCTACACCCCGACCGCTTTGACGAGATGGGTCGCCGGGTCTTCATCCGCGAGCTGTTGGGGCTCATCATCACCGACACCATCCACGCCACCCATGCCCTTTTGCAGCAGCAACAGATCGATAGCCTCGAGGCCGTCCGTCACCACCCCGCCCCCCTCGCGGTCTATTCCGAGGCCCTCGGCCAGCAACTGCATGACCTGCGCGAATTTCTCTACACCCACTTCTACCGCCACTACTACGTAGTACGGCAGGTAGGCAAGTCGCGTTTTGTACTGGAAAAGCTCTTCGAGGCCTACACCCACGACCCCCACATCCTGCCCCCTCAGGTGCAAAAAGCCGCCGAGACCGAGGGCATCTACCGTGCGGCCTGCGACTACATCGCCGGCATGACCGACCGCTTTGCCCTCGACGAGTACGCCCGCCTCTTCGAGCCGGCGTTTCATCGCTGA
- a CDS encoding PLP-dependent aminotransferase family protein produces MDNLESYYQSRFAARTQRIQASTIREILKLTQEPGFISFAGGLPAADLFPTQRIAETTQRILLEHGPQALQYSTTEGYLPLREWIASRMPGAGPENVQIVSGSQQGLDLIGKVFIDPGSRVLVEAPTYLGALSAFNPYEPHYISVGMDEEGLRLDELEAALEAHRPKFMYVLPTFQNPSGRLMGLERRKAIVALARKYQTPILEDDAYAELYFSGEPLPTLYALDQALGGGNVVYLSTTSKTLAPGLRVAWVVGPKPVIQKIVYAKQGADLHSPTLNQMLVYELVRDEGWYRAQIGKIRQTYQTRRTWMLKALQQYMPEDMSWIVPQGGMFFWLTAPEGLDSLELLKQAVEEKMAFVPGQPFYADGSGKNTLRLSYSSATREQIEEGLRRLGRAVHKMLGRAPVG; encoded by the coding sequence GTGGACAACCTCGAAAGTTATTATCAAAGCCGCTTTGCCGCCCGCACCCAGCGCATCCAGGCCTCGACCATCCGGGAAATCCTGAAGCTCACCCAAGAGCCGGGGTTCATCAGCTTTGCCGGGGGGCTGCCTGCCGCCGACCTGTTTCCCACCCAGCGCATCGCCGAGACCACCCAGCGCATCCTGCTGGAGCACGGCCCCCAGGCCCTACAGTACAGCACCACCGAGGGCTACCTGCCTCTTAGGGAGTGGATCGCGAGCCGGATGCCCGGGGCCGGCCCCGAAAACGTGCAGATTGTCTCGGGCTCGCAGCAGGGGCTCGACCTGATTGGCAAGGTCTTTATTGACCCCGGTTCTAGAGTTCTGGTCGAGGCCCCCACCTACCTCGGGGCCCTGAGCGCCTTCAACCCCTACGAACCCCACTACATCTCGGTCGGCATGGACGAGGAAGGGCTAAGGCTGGACGAGCTCGAGGCCGCCCTCGAGGCCCACCGCCCTAAGTTCATGTACGTGCTGCCCACCTTCCAAAACCCCTCGGGCCGCCTGATGGGCCTGGAGCGGCGCAAGGCCATTGTGGCGCTGGCCCGCAAGTACCAGACCCCCATCCTGGAAGACGACGCCTACGCCGAACTCTACTTTAGCGGAGAACCCCTCCCCACCCTCTACGCCCTCGACCAGGCGCTGGGTGGGGGCAACGTGGTCTATCTATCCACTACCTCCAAGACCCTGGCCCCGGGGCTTCGGGTGGCCTGGGTGGTGGGGCCCAAGCCGGTCATCCAGAAGATCGTGTACGCCAAGCAGGGGGCCGACCTGCACTCCCCCACCCTCAACCAGATGCTGGTCTACGAACTGGTGCGGGACGAGGGTTGGTACCGTGCCCAGATTGGCAAAATCCGCCAAACCTACCAGACCCGGCGTACCTGGATGCTGAAAGCCCTGCAACAGTACATGCCCGAGGATATGAGCTGGATTGTGCCGCAGGGGGGAATGTTCTTCTGGCTCACCGCGCCCGAGGGGCTGGACAGCCTCGAGCTCCTCAAGCAGGCGGTGGAAGAGAAGATGGCCTTCGTGCCGGGGCAGCCCTTCTATGCCGATGGCAGTGGGAAGAACACCCTGCGGCTTTCGTACTCCAGCGCCACCCGCGAGCAGATCGAGGAGGGCCTCCGGCGCCTGGGCCGGGCGGTGCACAAGATGCTGGGGCGCGCGCCGGTGGGGTAG
- the pyrF gene encoding orotidine-5'-phosphate decarboxylase, producing MEFVEAVLERPPLVLGVDPRPALHGTNPLPHIRRYTLELLEALAHTVCAVKYQTAFFEAMGPQGFALMHELMAGARVLSLPVIVDAKRGDIGSTAEAYAEAYLRAYPGSALTVNPYLGSDALEPFFVAAQQTGGAVFVLVKTSNPGSGLLQDRPLASGGPLYRAVADYLAPHAEQQRVGDWSRIAAVVGATYPEPIGEIRSRLPHSLLLLPGLGAQGGEVIQGPGLLNSASRALYYPGGQPNLEAAVRQAEQYLAALQSSTA from the coding sequence ATGGAATTTGTTGAAGCGGTGCTCGAGCGCCCGCCCCTGGTGCTGGGGGTGGATCCGCGCCCGGCCTTGCATGGAACCAACCCCCTGCCCCACATCCGCCGCTACACCCTAGAGCTGCTCGAGGCCCTGGCCCACACAGTGTGCGCAGTAAAGTATCAGACCGCTTTTTTTGAGGCCATGGGGCCCCAGGGTTTTGCCCTGATGCACGAACTCATGGCTGGCGCCAGGGTACTCTCGCTGCCGGTGATTGTGGACGCCAAGCGGGGCGACATCGGTTCTACCGCCGAAGCCTATGCAGAAGCCTACCTGCGCGCCTATCCCGGCTCGGCCCTGACGGTGAACCCTTACCTGGGCAGCGATGCCCTAGAACCCTTTTTTGTAGCCGCCCAGCAGACAGGCGGTGCGGTGTTTGTGCTGGTCAAGACCTCTAATCCCGGCTCGGGGCTTTTACAGGATCGGCCCCTGGCCAGCGGGGGCCCTTTGTACCGGGCCGTAGCAGACTATCTGGCCCCCCACGCCGAGCAACAGCGGGTGGGCGACTGGTCGCGCATCGCAGCCGTGGTTGGGGCTACCTATCCCGAGCCAATTGGCGAAATTCGGAGCCGCTTGCCGCACTCCTTGCTGCTATTGCCAGGGCTTGGGGCTCAGGGTGGTGAGGTTATCCAGGGACCGGGGCTGCTCAACTCGGCCAGCCGGGCGCTGTATTACCCCGGCGGGCAGCCCAACCTGGAAGCGGCGGTTCGCCAAGCCGAACAATATTTGGCGGCACTTCAAAGCAGTACGGCTTGA
- a CDS encoding metallophosphoesterase, giving the protein MRYLIVSDLHGNWPALEAVLKEARSYDEVLFLGDAVGYYPDVNRVLDWLRSVNAKGVMGNHDIWLLEIKSMQIDGPVLEILSWQAERISPENREYLSRLPWTAEVEGALMVHGSPLDPLAYLEEVEQAREVFNKVSHRWIFHGHTHLAGSYLSLESTTVRGQATTAEVNTPQGRWVRYQRYANGGELIVAPRVRAIINPGSTGQPRDGVVGAAYAIWDSEEDTVEFFRAKYNLEHVLSRLHHEQFPMWLYERLVLGK; this is encoded by the coding sequence GTGCGCTACCTGATTGTTTCCGACCTTCATGGCAACTGGCCGGCCCTCGAGGCCGTCCTCAAAGAAGCCAGGAGCTACGACGAGGTGCTCTTCCTGGGCGACGCCGTCGGCTACTACCCCGATGTGAACCGAGTGCTGGACTGGTTGCGCTCGGTGAACGCCAAGGGGGTGATGGGCAACCACGATATCTGGCTGCTGGAAATTAAGTCCATGCAGATTGATGGGCCGGTATTGGAAATTTTGTCCTGGCAGGCCGAGCGCATCAGCCCCGAGAACCGGGAATACCTCTCCAGGCTGCCCTGGACGGCCGAGGTCGAGGGCGCCTTGATGGTGCACGGCAGCCCGCTGGATCCGCTGGCTTACCTGGAGGAGGTGGAACAGGCCCGCGAAGTGTTTAATAAGGTGAGCCACCGTTGGATTTTCCACGGACACACCCACCTGGCCGGAAGCTACCTAAGCCTGGAAAGCACCACCGTGCGCGGCCAGGCCACCACTGCCGAGGTGAATACCCCCCAGGGGCGTTGGGTGCGCTACCAGCGCTATGCCAACGGCGGGGAGCTGATTGTCGCTCCCAGGGTTCGGGCCATCATTAACCCCGGTTCTACCGGCCAGCCCAGGGACGGCGTGGTTGGTGCAGCTTACGCGATCTGGGACTCTGAAGAGGACACGGTGGAGTTTTTTCGTGCTAAGTACAACCTCGAGCACGTGCTTTCGCGTCTGCACCACGAGCAGTTCCCCATGTGGCTTTATGAGCGGCTGGTGCTCGGGAAGTAG
- a CDS encoding DsbA family protein, translating into MQRTLFVVVGLLAAVIAAVLFLVLRPRPSAPATDAASGARFVIGSPDAKVTIVDFSNYLCGHCRDHSNNVFPLIKRDYIDTGKVRYVFRDFPFGGQENVIRAGEAAACAADNNLYVEYHEALFRAQQQWAGLSGEALDNYFADLAGQIGIAPATFLQCLKSGSKRAGVLADQKLAGELGLTGTPSFIVNGEKYTGQRPYESWREILDKALAGQTSGGDQGGVSSPAKP; encoded by the coding sequence ATGCAAAGGACTCTTTTCGTTGTGGTTGGGCTACTGGCCGCTGTAATAGCCGCAGTGCTGTTTTTGGTGCTAAGACCCAGGCCCTCGGCCCCCGCTACCGATGCAGCCAGCGGCGCTCGATTTGTGATTGGAAGTCCCGATGCCAAAGTGACCATCGTGGATTTTTCCAACTACCTTTGTGGCCACTGCCGCGACCACTCCAACAACGTATTTCCCCTCATCAAGCGAGACTACATAGATACCGGCAAGGTGCGCTATGTTTTTCGCGATTTTCCCTTTGGGGGACAAGAGAACGTTATTCGGGCCGGGGAGGCGGCCGCCTGCGCCGCCGACAACAATCTGTATGTTGAGTATCACGAAGCCCTTTTCCGGGCTCAACAGCAGTGGGCGGGTTTGAGCGGCGAGGCGCTCGACAACTACTTTGCCGACCTGGCGGGCCAAATTGGCATAGCACCTGCGACCTTTTTGCAGTGCCTGAAGTCGGGCAGCAAACGGGCAGGGGTGCTGGCCGACCAGAAGCTGGCCGGCGAGCTAGGGCTTACCGGCACCCCGAGTTTCATCGTAAATGGCGAAAAATATACCGGCCAGCGCCCTTACGAGAGCTGGCGCGAGATTCTGGACAAGGCCCTGGCCGGTCAAACCTCGGGCGGCGATCAGGGCGGCGTGAGCAGCCCGGCCAAGCCCTAA